One Acetobacterium sp. KB-1 DNA segment encodes these proteins:
- the cls gene encoding cardiolipin synthase, which yields MFLGIAAILATIIFIINITLTFTIIFLERKNPQSTYAWLLFLWMVPIWGFLFYILFSQNLTKRKIFKYNTPENIQYHHLLRLQQRSLSRIIAIDPDSPIEKYRHSIEFHLNVSESIYTSNNTVEIFTDGNQKFDALFHAMEAAQSSIHLEYYIIKNDTLSAKLFDILTRKALEGVEVRLLFDAMGGRYLPRTVLDGFEAAGGKIGIFFPSRFKMLNLRVNYRNHRKIVIIDGVTGFVGGFNIGNEYLGLEKKMGYWRDTHLKLVGSAAYELQHRFLLDWRASSSEEFLADDQKLNQYFPTIPQKSGGGIQIVSSGPDNLNQQIKQGFLRMINNAEDYILIQSPYFVPDESILEALKIALLSGIDVRIMIPNKPDHIFIYWVTLAYVGELIEYGAKIFIYENGFLHAKTIVVDDALCSVGSCNFDIRSFRLNFETNAFIYDRKVAIKLKNIFVEDIKKCTYYNKELYRNRSRRVKVKESISRLFSPLL from the coding sequence ATGTTTTTGGGTATTGCCGCAATCTTAGCAACAATTATTTTTATCATCAATATAACGCTGACATTCACTATTATTTTTTTGGAACGAAAAAACCCTCAAAGCACTTATGCCTGGTTATTATTTCTATGGATGGTACCCATTTGGGGCTTTTTATTTTATATTCTCTTCTCGCAGAACTTAACCAAACGTAAAATTTTTAAGTATAACACCCCTGAGAATATTCAGTACCATCATTTGTTAAGACTGCAGCAACGGTCACTTTCCCGGATTATTGCGATCGATCCCGATAGTCCCATTGAAAAATACCGTCATTCCATTGAATTTCATTTAAATGTCAGTGAATCTATTTACACCAGTAATAACACGGTGGAAATTTTTACCGATGGAAATCAGAAATTTGATGCTCTTTTTCATGCCATGGAAGCCGCACAATCATCGATTCATCTGGAATATTATATTATTAAAAACGATACCCTGAGCGCTAAATTATTTGATATTCTGACGAGAAAAGCGCTTGAAGGCGTCGAAGTCCGGCTGCTTTTTGATGCCATGGGCGGTCGTTATTTACCCCGCACGGTGCTTGATGGCTTTGAGGCCGCCGGGGGGAAAATCGGTATTTTTTTTCCATCCCGCTTTAAGATGCTAAATCTCCGGGTTAACTATCGCAACCACCGCAAAATTGTGATCATCGACGGTGTCACCGGCTTTGTCGGTGGGTTTAACATCGGCAACGAATATCTGGGCCTGGAGAAAAAAATGGGCTATTGGCGGGATACTCATTTGAAGCTTGTCGGTTCAGCCGCCTACGAGCTGCAGCATCGCTTTCTGCTCGATTGGCGCGCCAGTTCCAGTGAAGAGTTCCTCGCTGATGATCAAAAACTTAACCAATATTTCCCCACCATCCCCCAAAAATCCGGAGGTGGCATCCAAATTGTTTCGAGTGGTCCGGATAACCTCAACCAGCAAATCAAACAGGGATTCCTACGGATGATTAATAACGCTGAGGATTATATTCTGATTCAATCGCCCTATTTTGTACCGGATGAAAGTATTCTGGAGGCTTTAAAAATTGCCTTGTTGTCCGGTATTGATGTCCGGATTATGATACCTAATAAGCCGGATCATATTTTTATTTACTGGGTCACCCTGGCCTATGTCGGCGAACTGATTGAATATGGGGCCAAGATTTTTATTTATGAAAATGGCTTTCTTCACGCCAAAACCATTGTGGTCGATGATGCGCTCTGTTCAGTGGGCTCCTGTAACTTTGATATCCGCAGCTTTCGGCTTAATTTTGAAACCAACGCCTTTATTTATGACCGTAAGGTTGCGATAAAACTTAAAAATATCTTTGTTGAAGATATTAAAAAATGCACCTATTATAACAAAGAACTCTACCGGAACCGCAGCCGACGAGTCAAGGTTAAAGAATCGATTTCGCGACTGTTTTCGCCTTTACTGTAG
- a CDS encoding PadR family transcriptional regulator codes for MDIQLKRGLLEICVLTVLNRGDSYGYQIIKDVNPYIEISESTLYPILKRLETNQCLLVHAVEHNGRLRKYYKITATGRHRIIEFIDNWKEVMSVYNFINEEMRNHSDEQI; via the coding sequence TTGGATATTCAATTAAAACGGGGGTTACTGGAAATTTGTGTACTGACGGTACTCAATCGGGGCGATTCTTATGGCTATCAAATCATCAAAGATGTGAATCCCTATATCGAAATCTCCGAATCCACCCTTTATCCCATCCTGAAACGACTTGAAACAAACCAGTGCCTGCTGGTTCACGCTGTTGAACATAATGGCCGACTTCGAAAATACTACAAAATAACCGCAACCGGTCGTCATCGAATTATTGAATTTATTGACAACTGGAAAGAGGTCATGAGTGTATATAATTTTATTAATGAAGAAATGAGGAACCATAGCGATGAACAAATCTGA
- a CDS encoding DUF1700 domain-containing protein — MNKSEFLLSLTDKLDPLPQHEIEKTRGFYAEMIDDRIEDGMSETEAVAAIGDIDTIIQDTLLEQPLPALMKAKIQPKSSLKIWEIVLIVLGFPVWFPLLAAFFVVILSVYLSVWAVIISLYATVAAFVLGGLAGIFSIFFAPSFVYGLFVLGLSLACLGIGVLSFFGVTKLSHWLILLTRKFLRFVKSLFIKKEVL; from the coding sequence ATGAACAAATCTGAATTTTTATTAAGTTTGACCGATAAGCTTGACCCATTACCCCAACATGAGATCGAAAAAACCCGGGGTTTTTATGCCGAAATGATTGATGACCGGATTGAAGATGGCATGAGTGAAACGGAGGCCGTCGCCGCCATTGGTGATATTGATACCATTATCCAGGATACTCTGCTGGAACAACCCTTACCGGCTCTGATGAAGGCCAAGATCCAGCCAAAATCCAGCTTAAAGATTTGGGAAATTGTCCTGATTGTCCTGGGCTTCCCGGTTTGGTTTCCCTTGCTGGCTGCTTTCTTTGTTGTCATTCTTTCTGTTTATCTCTCGGTTTGGGCGGTTATTATATCCCTTTATGCAACAGTTGCTGCCTTTGTGCTCGGTGGCCTGGCCGGGATTTTTAGCATCTTTTTTGCCCCGTCTTTTGTTTATGGACTGTTTGTCCTTGGTTTATCCCTTGCCTGCCTGGGCATCGGCGTTCTATCCTTTTTCGGTGTCACAAAACTATCCCACTGGTTGATCTTGCTTACCCGAAAATTTCTACGCTTTGTTAAATCATTATTTATTAAAAAGGAGGTCCTGTAA
- a CDS encoding DUF4097 family beta strand repeat-containing protein, protein MEPIKKIIMLTAGGLIILGFIIAMAAFALGGFNWRTLNASLPDEKKSYTYDLAGVSNLSLSELDTDVKIVGIDGDQIKIECYENEKDSYTIKLLENGNLSIDRSLFKHWYEQIGFLNFNLQNKKRELTVAIPKKFSGELEVSTVSGNLIVSDLDHLKDVNTSTSAGQIDLKNLSIAQQLAASTISGNLDLSQVSAGGNLELGTASGTIQVSQGKTDGSLSASSLSGAMKFDETTIAGPTTIENSSGNIQFNKLSGHDFYFSNLSGNIRGSLLGDPATYTITADSLSGKQNLPNFGNGKNSLEVSTASGNIDIEFLPVN, encoded by the coding sequence ATGGAACCAATCAAAAAAATAATCATGCTGACTGCCGGTGGTTTAATTATCCTCGGATTTATTATTGCCATGGCCGCTTTTGCCCTGGGCGGATTTAACTGGAGGACCTTAAACGCCAGTCTTCCAGACGAGAAAAAAAGCTACACCTATGATCTGGCCGGTGTTTCAAATCTAAGTCTTAGTGAATTGGACACTGACGTAAAGATTGTGGGAATCGATGGCGATCAGATAAAAATTGAATGCTATGAGAACGAAAAGGATTCCTATACCATAAAGCTGTTGGAAAACGGTAATCTGAGCATCGATCGTTCCCTGTTTAAACATTGGTACGAACAGATCGGTTTTTTAAATTTCAACCTGCAAAATAAAAAAAGAGAGCTGACCGTGGCCATTCCCAAAAAGTTCAGCGGTGAACTTGAAGTTTCCACCGTCAGTGGCAATCTGATCGTGTCCGACCTTGATCATTTAAAGGATGTTAATACCAGCACTTCTGCCGGACAGATCGATCTGAAAAACCTTAGTATCGCCCAACAACTTGCAGCTTCCACCATCAGTGGTAATCTTGATCTCAGTCAGGTCAGTGCCGGCGGCAACCTGGAACTGGGAACCGCCAGCGGAACGATCCAGGTAAGTCAGGGAAAAACGGACGGATCTCTGTCTGCTTCCTCCCTAAGTGGTGCCATGAAATTTGACGAAACCACCATTGCCGGACCGACCACCATTGAAAACAGTAGTGGCAATATCCAGTTTAATAAGCTATCCGGTCATGATTTTTACTTCTCCAACTTAAGCGGCAATATTCGCGGCAGTCTTCTTGGCGATCCTGCCACCTATACCATCACCGCCGACAGCCTCAGCGGCAAGCAGAATCTCCCCAACTTTGGAAACGGGAAAAATAGTCTGGAGGTCTCAACCGCCAGCGGCAATATAGATATTGAGTTCCTGCCAGTTAATTAA
- the hydG gene encoding [FeFe] hydrogenase H-cluster radical SAM maturase HydG: MYNVMSKKAVEFIDDQEILETLAYAEENKTNVALLNEIIERAGTYQGLNHREAAVLLACELKEQNDRLVKLAMDIKKKFYGNRIVMFAPLYLSNYCVNGCVYCPYHFKNKNISRKKLTQEEIAKEVIALQDMGHKRLALEAGEDPKNNPLEYILESIKTIYSIKHKNGDIRRVNVNIAATTVEDYRQLKEAGIGTYILFQETYHKENYEMLHPTGPKSDYAWHTEAMDRAMEGGIDDVGIGVLFGLNKYRYDFVGMLMHAEHLEAAMGVGPHTISVPRICPADDIDTDDFSNAISDDIFEKIVTVLRIAVPYTGMIISTRESQASRERVLKLGISQISGGSSTSVGGYDTPEPEDQNSAQFELNDTRKLDDIVNWLLEMGHIPSFCTACYREGRTGDRFMQLVKSGQIANCCQPNAIITLKEYLEDYAAPATKYNGEKTIARELASIPSDKVRGIATDHLTELSSGKRDFRF; the protein is encoded by the coding sequence ATGTATAATGTCATGTCGAAAAAAGCGGTTGAATTTATTGATGACCAGGAGATTTTAGAAACGCTGGCCTATGCAGAAGAAAACAAAACAAATGTCGCCCTGCTCAATGAAATCATTGAGCGTGCAGGGACTTATCAGGGACTCAACCATCGCGAGGCGGCAGTTTTACTGGCCTGCGAGCTAAAAGAACAAAATGATCGTTTGGTAAAATTGGCGATGGATATCAAAAAAAAGTTTTATGGTAATCGTATTGTTATGTTTGCCCCGCTTTACCTCTCGAACTATTGTGTCAATGGCTGTGTCTACTGTCCTTATCATTTTAAAAATAAAAACATCAGCCGCAAGAAATTGACCCAGGAAGAAATTGCCAAAGAGGTCATTGCTCTTCAGGATATGGGTCATAAACGGCTGGCACTGGAAGCTGGTGAAGATCCAAAGAATAATCCCCTGGAATACATTTTAGAAAGCATCAAGACGATTTACAGCATCAAACATAAAAATGGCGACATCCGCCGGGTTAATGTAAACATTGCGGCGACCACGGTGGAGGACTACCGCCAGTTGAAGGAAGCTGGAATCGGAACTTATATTTTGTTCCAGGAAACCTATCATAAGGAGAATTATGAAATGCTCCATCCCACCGGCCCCAAGAGTGATTACGCCTGGCACACAGAAGCGATGGATCGTGCCATGGAAGGCGGCATTGATGATGTCGGGATTGGGGTCCTTTTTGGTCTGAATAAATACCGCTATGATTTTGTCGGAATGCTTATGCATGCCGAGCATTTAGAAGCCGCGATGGGGGTTGGTCCCCACACCATCTCGGTCCCCCGGATCTGCCCGGCGGATGATATTGACACTGATGATTTTTCCAATGCGATTTCCGATGACATCTTTGAAAAAATTGTTACGGTGCTGCGCATTGCCGTCCCCTACACTGGTATGATCATTTCGACTAGGGAGTCCCAGGCTTCCCGGGAACGGGTGTTAAAGCTGGGGATTTCGCAGATCAGCGGTGGTTCCAGCACCAGTGTCGGCGGTTACGATACGCCGGAACCGGAAGATCAAAACTCAGCCCAATTTGAGCTTAATGATACCAGAAAACTCGATGATATTGTCAACTGGCTGTTAGAAATGGGACATATTCCCAGCTTCTGCACCGCCTGTTATCGGGAAGGCCGCACCGGCGACCGCTTTATGCAACTGGTTAAATCCGGTCAGATTGCCAATTGCTGTCAGCCTAACGCGATTATAACCCTCAAAGAATATTTAGAAGACTATGCCGCCCCGGCGACCAAATATAATGGTGAAAAAACCATTGCCCGGGAACTGGCTTCGATTCCCAGTGACAAGGTCCGTGGCATTGCAACGGATCATCTAACTGAGCTGAGCTCCGGCAAACGGGATTTCAGATTCTAG
- the hydE gene encoding [FeFe] hydrogenase H-cluster radical SAM maturase HydE produces MNKLPAKLEKEQFLEKDEFKWLLENNTPELRADLSNRAKRVAGEIFGNGVYVRGLIEFSNYCKNDCYYCGIRCGNEQAHRYRLSEQEILDCCAIGYDLGFRTFVLQGGEDPDFSDEMMIKLIGKIRSDYDDCAITLSLGERPRAVYEAFFTAGANRYLLRHETASAEHYRKLHPRELRLENRKECLTHLKEIGFQVGTGFMVGSPHQTVENLVADLLFTKELNPQMIGIGPFIPHQHTPYKDAKAGTLEETLLLISILRLMLPKALIPATTALGTIDPNGREAGILAGANVVMPNLSPVSVRKDYSLYDNKICTGDEAAECRVCLSNRMKGIGYEILTHRGDYPKD; encoded by the coding sequence ATGAATAAATTACCGGCTAAACTGGAAAAAGAGCAGTTTTTAGAAAAAGATGAGTTTAAATGGCTGCTTGAAAATAACACCCCCGAGTTACGAGCGGATCTTTCAAACCGGGCCAAAAGAGTGGCCGGAGAAATCTTTGGCAATGGGGTCTATGTCCGGGGGCTGATTGAATTCAGTAATTATTGCAAAAATGATTGCTACTACTGCGGCATCCGTTGCGGTAACGAACAGGCTCATCGGTATCGGTTAAGCGAACAGGAAATTCTTGACTGCTGTGCAATCGGATATGACTTAGGCTTTCGTACCTTTGTACTACAGGGTGGGGAAGATCCGGATTTTTCCGATGAAATGATGATTAAACTGATTGGTAAAATCAGAAGTGACTACGACGATTGTGCCATTACCCTGTCACTCGGTGAGCGGCCGCGAGCTGTTTATGAAGCATTCTTTACCGCCGGAGCCAACCGTTATTTACTGCGGCACGAGACGGCTAGTGCGGAGCACTATAGAAAGCTTCATCCCCGGGAACTGCGGCTGGAAAACAGAAAAGAATGTCTTACCCATCTCAAAGAAATCGGCTTTCAGGTAGGCACGGGCTTTATGGTGGGATCGCCCCATCAGACGGTTGAAAATCTGGTTGCGGATCTACTTTTCACAAAAGAATTAAATCCCCAGATGATTGGGATCGGACCGTTTATTCCCCATCAGCACACCCCGTATAAGGACGCTAAAGCCGGTACGCTGGAAGAAACCTTATTGCTTATCTCAATCCTGCGGCTGATGCTGCCTAAAGCGCTGATTCCAGCCACGACCGCACTGGGAACGATTGATCCCAATGGTCGGGAAGCGGGCATTCTGGCTGGGGCCAATGTGGTCATGCCCAACCTGTCTCCCGTGTCAGTCCGAAAGGATTACAGCCTGTATGATAATAAAATCTGCACGGGGGATGAGGCCGCCGAATGCCGGGTCTGTTTAAGTAACCGGATGAAAGGAATTGGCTACGAAATTTTAACCCACCGGGGCGATTATCCAAAAGATTAA
- a CDS encoding TM1266 family iron-only hydrogenase system putative regulator has protein sequence MEKRIGLIAIVVEKKEAVEKLNQVLHDYREHIVGRMGIPYQQRGISVISVVVDAPTNIISSLSGKLGMIEGVSIKTVYSKLPKGEKANENHE, from the coding sequence ATGGAAAAAAGAATCGGACTGATTGCAATTGTAGTTGAAAAAAAAGAAGCAGTGGAAAAGCTCAATCAGGTGCTTCACGATTATCGTGAGCATATTGTCGGACGAATGGGAATTCCTTATCAACAGCGCGGCATTTCGGTGATCAGCGTGGTTGTTGATGCACCGACGAATATCATCAGTTCCCTGTCCGGGAAGCTGGGTATGATTGAGGGGGTGAGCATTAAAACCGTTTATTCAAAATTGCCAAAGGGTGAAAAAGCTAATGAAAATCATGAATAA